One window from the genome of Solea solea chromosome 13, fSolSol10.1, whole genome shotgun sequence encodes:
- the LOC131471785 gene encoding platelet-derived growth factor receptor beta-like — translation MASTRDQPGSLNLRHFLFLLGLFLVCPEGGVGLELLPPASRVLHHPNTNFTVVCSGWSQVTWRLPRASPLDGVLVERRGSSSVLQLVNATWRNSGRYTCEEASSNQSRDIDVFIPGQGPEEWFVPLGPGVVMKEAEEDTIPCVVSDPQLNVSLFQRHGRTAVTTTTYDPARGFTGRLNDTSYVCVAARGDEQRESQVYYVFSIIVPQVIQVDLSVSSVVLKQGEVLTVNCSVTDTDMVYFSWEFPRRQEVEPLTDFLPNKILSFINISTATVADSGTYVCNVQETTQGRRVMKNVTVTVLERGYVYLWPSGDTNVSLVLHHTVEFSVEIDAHPAPTVVWTRDNRTVAMETTSVTTTHLTGSRYFSKLMLVHVQMDQTGSYVATVSNDDDIAEVVFKLEVKAPPRITSLSEVGSAAILCVSEGAPPPTVTWYTCHMSHRCSNVTGGWTSQSATSENITEMTEKGVAQVHSVMSLLGLSSVTFVRCEVKNLAGRRVRDLRVLTTSLLSQVAVMSSVLVLVIIAVFFLIVLIVLWRKKPRYEVRWKVMESVSSDGQQCTYVDPVNLPYDSAWEIPRDSLVLGQVLGSGAFGRVVEAHVSGLIHSDSTTKVVVKMVKRNSGSVQSLMSELKVLVHLGPHLNVVNLLGACTGPPGPVYLITEFCRHGDLVNYLHKNKHTFLQRDTNTRSNSDGGYMDMNKEECAQYVAMETLSYAHMEPPVYETPCVSSGQQEAASVLLSDSPVLGLNDLLSFSYQICQAMDFLSSRNCVHRDLAARNVLVCEGKLVKVCDFFLARDLMKDHNYVARGNNFLPLKWMAPESVFQSIYSSQSDVWSYGVLLWEIFSLGESPYPDLPVTQEFYSALKRRHRMTRPDHAPEIIYELITRCWEEEPQSRPSFSSMVVSVGNMMTDEHNKRYIQLTQDFLKGDNPAVVRSRAARTQGSPDAQAKDHLPEAGLEEASGNIADITIEMSGGAALDAASHESSDLPLCQEVTSSAGKQEAEEEEESSL, via the exons ATGGCGTCAACCAGAGACCAACCAGGAAGTTTGAATCTAcggcacttcctgttcctgttag gtcTGTTCCTTGTTTGTCCTGAAGGGGGCGTCGGCCTAGAGCTGCTGCCACCGGCCTCTAGAGTTCTACATCACCCAAACACAAACTTCACTGTG gtGTGTTCGGGCTGGAGTCAGGTCACTTGGCGTTTACCTCGTGCCTCACCGTTAGACGGCGTCCTGGTGGAGAGGCGGGGCTCCAGCAGCGTCCTGCAGCTTGTTAATGCCACCTGGAGGAATTCTGGGAGATACACCTGTGAGGAGGCGTCGTCCAATCAGAGCAGAGACATTGATGTCTTCATACCAGGACAAG GTCCAGAGGAATGGTTTGTCCCACTGGGTCCAGGTGTGGTGATGAAGGAGGCGGAGGAAGATACCATTCCCTGCGTGGTGTCTGACCCGCAGCTCAACGTCTCGCTGTTCCAACGTCACGGCAGGACGGCCGTTACCACGACAACGTACGATCCGGCCCGCGGCTTCACGGGGCGTCTGAACGACACGTCGTACGTGTGCGTAGCTGCCCGCGGCGACGAGCAGAGGGAGTCGCAGGTGTACTATGTCTTCAGCATCATAG ttcCTCAGGTGATACAGGTGGACCTGTCTGTCTCCAGTGTCGTGTTGAAACAGGGTGAAGTTCTCACAGTGAACTGTTCAGTCACTGACACAGACATGGTTTATTTCAGCTGGGAATTTCCCCGCAGACAG GAAGTGGAGCCGCTCACAGACTTCCTGCCCAACAAGATTCTCTCCTTCATCAACATCTCCACGGCAACAGTGGCCGACTCAG GCACATATGTGTGTAACGTTCAGGAGACAACGCAAGGAAGAAGAGTGATGAAGAACGTCACAGTGACAGTTCTGG AGCGAGGTTACGTTTACCTGTGGCCGTCAGGTGACACTAACGTGTCGTTGGTCCTTCATCACACGGTCGAATTCAGCGTGGAAATCGACGCCCACCCCGCCCCCACCGTCGTTTGGACCAGAGACAACCGgactgttgccatggaaaccacCTCTGTTACCACCACTCACCTCACAGGCAGCAG GTATTTTAGCAAGCTGATGCTGGTTCATGTCCAAATGGATCAGACAGGAAGTTATGTGGCGACTGTTTCCAATGACGACGACATTGCAGAGGTCGTTTTCAAACTGGAGGTCAAAg cgcCCCCTAGGATCACATCTCTGTCAGAGGTTGGCAGTGCTGCCATTTTGTGTGTCAGCGAGGGAGCTCCGCCCCCTACCGTTACCTGgtacacatgtcacatgtcacacag GTGCAGTAATGTGACAGGCGGCTGGACTAGCCAATCAGCAACCTCGGAGAACATCACTGAGATGACGGAGAAAGGTGTCGCCCAG gtacACAGTGTGATGTCACTCCTCGGTCTCAGCTCGGTGACGTTTGTTCGATGTGAAGTCAAAAACCTCGCCGGACGAAGAGTACGAGACCTGCGAGTACTGACCACAT CTCTCCTGTCTCAGGTGGCGGTGATGTCCTCAGTCCTGGTCTTGGTCATCATTGCTGTCTTCTTCCTCATTGTCCTCATCGTCCTCTGGAGAAAG AAGCCTCGTTATGAAGTTCGCTGGAAAGTGATGGAGTCTGTGAGTTCTGACGGACAGCAGTGCACCTACGTCGACCCCGTCAACCTGCCTTATGACTCCGCCTGGGAAATACCACGAGACAGCTTAGTACTAG gtcAGGTGTTGGGTTCAGGTGCGTTTGGTCGTGTTGTTGAAGCACACGTCTCTGGACTGATTCACTCTGATTCTACCACGAAAGTCGTTGTGAAGATGGTGAAAC ggaaCAGTGGGTCAGTCCAGTCTCTGATGTCAGAGCTGAAGGTTTTGGTTCATCTTGGTCCTCATCTGAACGTGGTCAATTTGCTTGGAGCCTGTACCGGCCCACCAG GCCCTGTCTATCTTATCACTGAGTTCTGTCGCCATGGAGACCTGGTCAACTACCTgcacaagaacaaacacacctTCTTACAGAGAGACACCAACACCAGGag CAACAGTGATGGTGGTTACATGGACATGAACAAAGAGGAGTGCGCTCAGTACGTCGCCATGGAGACGCTGAGCTACGCCCACATGGAACCCCCTGTGTACGAGACGCCATGCGTATCATCAG GTCAGCAGGAGGCAGCGTCTGTCCTACTCAGTGATTCTCCTGTCCTCGGCCTCAACGACCTCCTCAGCTTCTCCTACCAGATCTGTCAGGCCATGGACTTTCTGTCATCCAGAAAC TGCGTCCATAGAGACCTGGCGGCTCGGAACGTGCTGGTGTGTGAGGGGAAGCTGGTGAAGGTCTGTGACTTTTTTCTGGCCCGGGATCTGATGAAGGACCACAACTACGTTGCCAGGGGAAAC AACTTCCTGCCACTGAAGTGGATGGCACCAGAGAGCGTGTTCCAGAGCATCTACAGCTCCCAGAGCGACGTGTGGTCCTATGGCGTTCTGCTGTGGGAGATCTTCTCACTGG gtgAGAGTCCGTACCCTGACCTGCCCGTGACTCAAGAGTTTTACTCTGCTTTGAAGAGACGACACAGAATGACACGCCCTGACCACGCCCCAGAGATAAT CTATGAGCTGATCACAAGATGCTGGGAGGAGGAGCCTCAGTCCAGACCGTCATTCTCTTCAATGGTTGTTTCTGTGGGGAACATGATGACTGATGAACAcaacaag